In Gemmatimonadota bacterium, the genomic window TCGTAGATTGGCAAGTCTAATGAACCTTCCGTTGGATTACACAACTATTTTCATTTTCTCTGCCAAAAATACACACCGTTGAATGGATTTATTCGGCGGCTGTTCATACGCACCTGGCGTTTTGAGTAGCCGCTTTTCTTTGTTTGGAAATAAGCATTTATGAAACCTGCCCTCGGACTTATTGAAACGCTGGGTTTTGTCGGCGTTGCAGAAGCTGCCGATGCAGCAACCAAAGCAGCGGCTGTTGAGTTGTCTGCTGTTGAACAAATAGAAGGTGGTATTATTTCGATTCGCGTTTTAGGCGATGTTGGCGCAGTGCAGGCTGCGGTTGAAGCTGGTGTACAGGCTGCGCAACAGGTGGGCACTCTGGTGGCACATCACGTGATTCCCAATCCACACGAAGATCTCGTCGATGTTTTTGGGTTGGTGGAAAAAGAGGATGAAATAGACGAAGCGAACGAAGAGGATCTCGAAAATCTGCCGGTACATCGCCTGCGCCAGATTGCTCGTGAAACCCCGGGTATTAATATTCAGGGGCGGGAGATTTCACGCGCAAATCGAGCGCAATTGCTGTCCGAACTTCGCAGTGTAAAAAGAAATCAAACTGACGCTTAATGCTGGAGCAAACACAATGAATTCCGAAACTCTTTGGGAAAAAATTAAGCAAGGTCTTCGCGATGGCGCGGCTACAGCAGCGGAAAAAGCCGAATATCTGGGCAGACTCGGCCGCGCACGCCTTGATATTGCACGCACCCGCCACGCTATTCACGATGCATTTACTGAACTTGGCGGACAAATATACGAAGAACTCAAAGACCATGAGGCCGCCATTGAGGCACAAACTGAAGCGGTTCAAGGTCAAATCGCGACGATTAGCAAGCTCGAAGAGCAATTGCAAAACCAGGAAGCGCAATTCAAAACATTACAAGAATCAGATAGAGAAGATTAGAAACTTCTTCT contains:
- a CDS encoding BMC domain-containing protein; amino-acid sequence: MKPALGLIETLGFVGVAEAADAATKAAAVELSAVEQIEGGIISIRVLGDVGAVQAAVEAGVQAAQQVGTLVAHHVIPNPHEDLVDVFGLVEKEDEIDEANEEDLENLPVHRLRQIARETPGINIQGREISRANRAQLLSELRSVKRNQTDA